A genomic segment from Agrobacterium vitis encodes:
- a CDS encoding cryptochrome/photolyase family protein → MPNASPSPTILWFRKDLRLDDNRALHAALQTGSPVIPVYILEPEEMGTGPLGPAQAWWLHHSLVSLGQSLEPYSSKLILRHGPPGQVLRHLIEQSGAKTVHWNRRYDPSGMAMDAELKAALRSEGLEASSHAGFLLHEPSKVKTGSGGPFRVYTPFWRALEKQGDPPPPIEKPKTFHNPADWPDSDRLEDWQLLPTRPDWAKEFSQIWTPGESGAHEKLSQFIDHGIKGYRTQRDFPALPHTSGLSPYLALGEISPARIWHATIGLGDDVSSEDYVHFRKELVWREFSYHLLFHFADLASQNWNDRFNDFPWEKNAAFLSAWQRGQTGYPIIDAGMRQLWRHGVMHNRVRMIVASFLIKDLMIDWREGEAWFRYTLVDADPASNAASWQWVAGSGADASPFFRIFNPVTQSEKFDPDGDYIRQFVPELAKLPNNLIHRPFEAPAALLENAGVTLGKTYPAPLVDHKKARAVALEAYKSTGAPE, encoded by the coding sequence ATGCCAAATGCCAGCCCTAGTCCAACCATCCTTTGGTTCCGCAAGGATCTGCGTCTTGATGACAACAGGGCGCTGCACGCAGCCTTGCAGACCGGAAGCCCGGTCATCCCCGTCTATATCCTTGAGCCTGAGGAGATGGGTACCGGCCCGCTCGGTCCGGCGCAGGCCTGGTGGCTGCATCACTCACTCGTCAGCCTCGGCCAGTCGCTTGAACCTTACAGCAGTAAGTTGATTCTTCGCCATGGCCCACCGGGCCAGGTCCTGCGCCATCTGATCGAGCAGAGTGGCGCCAAAACCGTGCATTGGAATCGCCGTTACGATCCATCCGGCATGGCCATGGATGCGGAGCTGAAAGCCGCTCTGCGCAGCGAAGGGCTTGAGGCCAGCAGCCATGCGGGCTTCCTGCTGCATGAACCGTCGAAGGTGAAAACCGGGAGCGGCGGGCCTTTCCGTGTCTATACACCCTTCTGGCGCGCTCTTGAAAAACAGGGCGATCCACCACCGCCCATCGAGAAACCCAAGACCTTTCACAACCCCGCCGATTGGCCGGATAGCGACCGGTTGGAAGACTGGCAATTGCTGCCGACCAGGCCGGATTGGGCAAAAGAGTTTTCGCAGATCTGGACGCCAGGGGAATCCGGTGCGCATGAGAAACTGAGCCAGTTTATCGATCATGGCATCAAGGGTTACCGCACGCAGCGGGATTTCCCCGCCCTGCCCCATACATCCGGCCTGTCGCCGTATCTGGCTTTGGGGGAAATTTCTCCGGCGCGAATCTGGCATGCAACCATCGGCCTCGGCGATGATGTTTCCAGCGAAGACTATGTGCATTTTCGAAAAGAGCTGGTCTGGCGGGAATTTTCCTACCACCTGCTGTTTCACTTTGCCGATCTGGCCAGCCAGAACTGGAACGACCGCTTCAATGACTTCCCCTGGGAAAAGAACGCGGCATTTCTATCCGCCTGGCAACGGGGCCAGACCGGCTATCCGATTATCGATGCCGGTATGCGCCAGCTTTGGCGGCATGGCGTCATGCACAATCGCGTGCGGATGATCGTCGCCTCCTTCCTGATCAAGGATCTGATGATCGACTGGCGCGAGGGCGAAGCCTGGTTTCGTTACACCTTGGTCGATGCCGATCCGGCTTCCAACGCCGCTAGCTGGCAATGGGTGGCTGGCTCCGGCGCCGATGCCTCGCCATTCTTCCGAATTTTCAACCCGGTCACCCAGAGTGAGAAATTCGATCCGGACGGCGATTATATCCGCCAATTCGTTCCAGAGCTGGCAAAACTACCCAATAACCTGATCCATCGTCCATTCGAAGCCCCCGCAGCCCTGCTGGAAAACGCGGGTGTTACGCTTGGCAAAACCTATCCGGCGCCACTGGTGGATCACAAAAAAGCCAGGGCAGTGGCGCTTGAGGCCTATAAATCAACCGGCGCGCCGGAATGA
- a CDS encoding M23 family metallopeptidase, which produces MKTRSRNGFSKRQRQQHVLILASGETIRHMILRPWMAGAGLCLVVAGVVGYLGATSYLIMRDNLIGASMARQAHLQHDYEDRISALRAQVDRVTSRQLLDQQVVEEKLQTLLEKQMALSARSGKLGSLLDRAEESGLTPNESPSAPAVQDKSAFIAPVGKGNALAALNRMLHTGPADTQESDGPALSFMPAHESGADRADRVFRNVTLSLKSIEQQQKSSIHALTAEASDKAGAIEQVLTDNGIQIDKPDAGKDGMGGPLVDADPKLGIDTSLEGLDSALNRLDAARETAKDMPFSNPAATREITSPFGNRPDPLLGRLAMHTGIDFRATNGSAVKSAGAGTVVTAGPTGGYGNMVEIDHGQGLSTRYGHMSKILVRPGEKIEVGQLIGLSGSTGRSTGPHLHYEIRKNGNPINPMSFLASGMTLKPFIQ; this is translated from the coding sequence ATGAAGACACGCAGCCGCAACGGCTTCAGCAAGCGTCAGCGCCAACAGCATGTCCTTATCCTCGCGTCCGGCGAAACCATTCGCCATATGATACTGCGCCCGTGGATGGCAGGAGCCGGTCTTTGCCTGGTGGTGGCCGGTGTGGTCGGCTATCTCGGCGCGACCTCCTATCTCATCATGCGCGATAATCTGATCGGAGCCTCCATGGCCCGCCAGGCGCATTTACAGCACGACTACGAAGACCGGATTTCCGCCTTGCGCGCCCAGGTCGACCGCGTCACGTCCCGGCAATTGCTGGACCAGCAGGTGGTGGAGGAAAAGCTTCAAACCCTGCTCGAAAAGCAGATGGCGCTTTCTGCCCGTTCCGGCAAGCTTGGATCGCTCCTGGACCGTGCCGAGGAATCCGGCTTGACGCCGAATGAGTCACCTTCAGCACCAGCGGTACAGGATAAATCCGCATTTATCGCGCCTGTGGGCAAAGGCAATGCGCTCGCCGCCCTCAACCGGATGCTCCATACCGGACCCGCAGACACACAGGAAAGCGATGGCCCGGCACTGAGCTTTATGCCCGCCCATGAAAGCGGCGCCGACCGGGCGGACCGGGTTTTCCGCAATGTGACCCTGTCACTGAAATCCATCGAACAGCAGCAGAAATCAAGCATCCATGCACTGACCGCCGAGGCGAGCGACAAGGCCGGTGCCATCGAGCAGGTCCTGACCGACAACGGCATCCAGATCGACAAGCCTGATGCCGGCAAGGATGGAATGGGGGGACCTCTGGTCGATGCCGATCCCAAGCTCGGAATCGATACCAGTCTCGAAGGGTTGGACAGCGCCCTCAATCGCCTGGATGCCGCACGCGAAACGGCAAAGGACATGCCTTTTTCAAATCCTGCCGCTACCCGCGAAATCACCAGCCCCTTCGGTAACCGCCCTGACCCGCTGCTTGGACGACTGGCCATGCATACCGGCATAGATTTCCGCGCAACGAATGGTTCAGCTGTCAAAAGTGCCGGTGCCGGAACCGTGGTCACGGCGGGACCGACAGGCGGCTATGGGAATATGGTGGAAATCGACCATGGTCAGGGACTTTCCACCCGTTACGGCCATATGTCGAAAATCCTGGTTCGTCCCGGCGAAAAGATCGAGGTCGGTCAGTTGATCGGCCTGTCTGGGTCTACCGGGCGTTCCACCGGGCCGCATCTGCATTATGAAATTCGCAAGAACGGCAACCCGATCAATCCGATGAGCTTTCTGGCATCCGGAATGACATTAAAGCCCTTTATTCAGTAG
- a CDS encoding ferritin-like domain-containing protein: MAIAATDLDEKTGLAQETARRWHGRTLSLRSPLDPPLPDRPGRPAHPVLVPPKATEKRSLHTLKGRIAMLHSLAHIELNAVDLALDIVARFASEPVPHSFFDGWMQVAFEEAKHFGLVRDRLRALGADYGDMPAHDGLWQAAHSTRTDLTARLAVVPLILEARGLDVTPSLQEKMRETGDIESADVLKIIYDDEKGHVAVGAKWFRFLCSREKRDPAKTFQQLVRANFRGTLKAPFNDIARAEAGLTPSFYRVLSSISHA; this comes from the coding sequence ATGGCAATCGCCGCAACCGACCTTGATGAAAAAACCGGCCTTGCGCAGGAAACCGCCCGCCGCTGGCATGGCCGGACCCTGTCACTGCGCTCGCCGCTCGATCCACCGTTGCCGGACCGTCCGGGGCGTCCGGCCCATCCGGTTCTGGTGCCGCCAAAGGCGACGGAAAAACGGTCTCTGCACACGCTGAAGGGCCGGATCGCCATGCTGCATTCGCTGGCCCATATCGAATTGAATGCCGTGGATCTGGCGCTGGATATTGTTGCCCGCTTTGCCAGCGAACCGGTGCCACATTCATTTTTCGACGGCTGGATGCAGGTGGCCTTTGAAGAAGCCAAGCATTTCGGCCTGGTGCGCGACCGGCTCCGGGCGCTCGGGGCTGATTATGGCGACATGCCAGCCCATGACGGCCTTTGGCAGGCGGCCCATAGCACCCGCACCGACCTGACAGCCCGACTTGCTGTCGTGCCGCTGATCCTTGAGGCGCGCGGCCTGGACGTAACCCCGTCCCTTCAGGAAAAGATGCGCGAGACCGGCGATATCGAAAGTGCCGATGTATTGAAGATCATCTATGACGACGAAAAAGGCCATGTCGCCGTCGGCGCCAAATGGTTTCGCTTTCTCTGTTCCCGTGAAAAGCGTGACCCGGCCAAAACCTTCCAGCAATTGGTTCGCGCCAACTTCCGTGGAACGTTGAAAGCACCGTTCAACGACATTGCTAGGGCGGAAGCCGGGCTGACACCTTCCTTTTACCGGGTGCTCTCCTCTATCAGCCACGCTTGA
- the bcp gene encoding thioredoxin-dependent thiol peroxidase, with amino-acid sequence MAELSIGDMAPDFTLPRDGGGTVSLSSFKGKQVVVYFYPKDDTSGCTVEATSFTSLTPEFESSGAVIIGISPDTVKSHDKFVAKHGLAVMLGSDEEKTTLEAYGVWKEKSMYGKTYMGVERSTFLVDADGRIAGVWRKVKVPGHAEAVLQAVKDKAA; translated from the coding sequence ATGGCGGAATTGTCGATTGGGGACATGGCTCCGGATTTTACGCTTCCACGCGATGGCGGCGGCACGGTGAGCCTCTCCTCGTTCAAGGGCAAGCAGGTCGTCGTCTATTTCTATCCCAAGGACGATACCAGCGGCTGCACCGTAGAAGCCACGTCCTTCACATCCCTGACACCGGAATTCGAGAGTTCCGGCGCAGTCATTATCGGCATTTCCCCCGACACGGTGAAAAGTCACGATAAATTCGTCGCCAAACACGGACTTGCGGTCATGCTCGGCTCTGACGAAGAGAAGACCACGCTGGAAGCCTACGGCGTGTGGAAGGAAAAAAGCATGTATGGCAAGACTTATATGGGGGTCGAACGTAGCACCTTTCTTGTTGATGCCGATGGCCGGATCGCAGGCGTCTGGCGCAAGGTGAAAGTGCCTGGTCATGCTGAGGCGGTGCTGCAAGCCGTAAAAGACAAAGCAGCGTAG
- a CDS encoding DUF3971 domain-containing protein — MGEIRGEKIRFRKGDIVALETLPSSQVDDPLIVHCPRRRGLLTRLMRFGAYIVLSLMAMLGAAAIAIETGTLDQALSTGARAAFQSAIGDDLKADIDQTSIRLSRNLHLAVAAQNVTLTDPKTQQVVSKAGDVKLVIDPISLLMGKVSVTEVDVTGIDFDSSRLLQGGDLDLATLRIDGFPAFMETMFGNLDDVHGFIVRGGLDRLRLGGITLPAKNGIGQPVDVQVNDLTLTRKKDDSLAIEGEASIDGKVSMIAAEAMTDGTRTTSLTATVTDLIATPFLIKRTPTGVWRDGADTSINIDFYALRQSQSQRPALSARLRTENGILYVDGDKQDLTRADINLAYDFDKLTAEIRPSEADFGPTHVPFSGGFIDLDRLQSVPGDARGIGIDLLVDQGTASVESSGEQPFPFSLKAFGQFIPSQRHLTFSELAVSTPHGSMQATLNVQFGNASPEIRFNGKLFEMRTAMVKQLWPYWMAMKPRTWVQANLFGGTISNASIDVLIPAGRMKPIPQPLDLGPDELKIAFDISGARMNVTGDLPPIRDLAGHFDLTGPDLEVRIDGGTSYFPSGRKVKLDKGTFAIANTYKKPLMANIAVSVSGPADAMAELATFKPMQALQRTEFVPEDFAGEITADVQLYGGIIADQKPPPEVWKASLDLKGVDLKRPYMDKKINGFDGTLVVDPQNAVLQGDAQIDGVPVEIDFSQPVERGSNRAPSWTVKGQLNDSQRAKLVPGLGDIVGGTIDLEVSRLDDNRQLVKSDLSRATLNIPVIGWTKGSGIPAKVSLELQDKSGMLMLDKFNLDGDGFGATGKLVVSKTNGLVGADLDHVKLASADDFGVSVQVNKGVINAKVSGSSVDGRVLLKKLKSGSSSNGATGDSRSSSNSTDVDISVDVDKLIGFNDEALSGVRLVYGSRSGAITALKMSAVTDTGQAVVVQSTKAGNGNDISLISSDAGTLVRFVDLYSHMRGGMLDVKIRGDLNKNWMGNVDLRNFRVENEDRLQKIVTTPATDDGRSLNSAVKRDLDVSSEKFQRAFARLIYQDGVLRTDNGIVRGEQVGASFQGTIKDTRGQMEMTGTFMPAYGLNRLFAEVPIIGSILGNGRDRGLLGITFKLKGPVDAPHLVVNPLSIIAPGMFRQIFEFQ, encoded by the coding sequence ATGGGAGAGATCCGGGGCGAGAAAATCCGTTTTCGCAAAGGCGATATTGTTGCCCTCGAGACCTTGCCGTCCTCGCAGGTCGATGATCCCTTGATCGTGCATTGCCCGCGCCGCCGTGGCCTTCTGACCAGATTGATGCGGTTTGGGGCCTATATCGTGCTGTCGCTGATGGCCATGCTGGGGGCGGCGGCCATTGCGATTGAAACCGGTACGCTGGACCAGGCCCTGTCAACCGGGGCGCGCGCTGCGTTTCAATCTGCGATTGGCGACGACCTGAAAGCCGATATCGACCAGACCTCCATCCGTCTTTCCAGGAATTTGCATCTGGCGGTCGCCGCGCAGAATGTCACCCTGACCGATCCGAAGACTCAGCAGGTCGTGTCTAAAGCCGGCGACGTCAAACTGGTCATCGATCCGATCTCGCTGCTGATGGGAAAGGTTTCCGTAACTGAAGTCGATGTGACCGGCATCGATTTCGACAGTTCACGCCTGTTGCAGGGCGGCGATCTGGATCTTGCCACGCTGCGGATCGATGGATTTCCGGCTTTCATGGAAACGATGTTCGGCAATCTCGACGATGTGCACGGCTTCATCGTCCGTGGTGGGCTGGATCGGCTGCGCCTGGGGGGCATTACCTTGCCCGCCAAAAACGGCATTGGTCAGCCGGTCGATGTGCAGGTCAACGACCTGACATTGACCCGTAAGAAGGACGATTCGCTGGCCATTGAGGGTGAGGCTTCCATCGACGGCAAAGTCAGCATGATCGCAGCCGAGGCGATGACTGACGGAACCCGAACCACCTCATTGACGGCAACGGTGACGGATCTGATCGCCACGCCTTTTCTGATCAAGCGCACGCCCACCGGGGTCTGGCGGGACGGGGCCGATACCAGCATCAATATCGATTTCTATGCCTTGCGGCAGTCACAAAGCCAGAGACCGGCTCTCTCTGCGCGGTTGCGAACGGAAAACGGCATCCTCTACGTCGATGGTGACAAGCAGGACTTGACGCGGGCCGACATTAATCTCGCCTATGATTTCGATAAGCTGACAGCGGAAATCCGACCTTCTGAGGCGGATTTCGGCCCAACCCATGTGCCGTTCTCCGGCGGGTTCATCGATCTCGACCGGTTGCAGTCGGTGCCGGGCGACGCCCGGGGCATCGGCATCGACCTACTGGTCGATCAGGGCACGGCCTCGGTGGAATCGTCGGGAGAGCAGCCATTTCCGTTTTCTCTGAAGGCCTTTGGACAGTTCATTCCCAGCCAGCGTCATTTGACATTCAGCGAGTTGGCGGTTTCGACGCCGCATGGCAGCATGCAGGCCACGCTCAATGTTCAGTTCGGCAACGCATCGCCGGAAATCCGTTTCAACGGTAAACTGTTTGAGATGCGCACCGCCATGGTCAAGCAGCTCTGGCCCTATTGGATGGCCATGAAGCCAAGAACCTGGGTGCAGGCCAATCTGTTCGGTGGCACGATCAGCAATGCCTCTATCGATGTGCTCATTCCTGCCGGACGAATGAAGCCTATACCCCAGCCCCTGGATCTGGGTCCTGACGAGCTGAAAATTGCTTTCGATATCAGCGGTGCGCGAATGAACGTCACAGGCGATCTGCCGCCGATTCGTGATCTTGCCGGGCATTTCGACCTGACAGGGCCGGATCTGGAAGTGCGTATCGACGGCGGCACGTCCTATTTCCCCTCAGGACGCAAGGTCAAGTTGGATAAAGGCACATTTGCGATCGCCAATACCTACAAGAAGCCCCTGATGGCCAATATCGCCGTTTCCGTCAGCGGCCCGGCTGATGCCATGGCGGAACTTGCAACATTCAAGCCTATGCAAGCCTTGCAACGCACGGAATTCGTGCCGGAGGATTTTGCAGGCGAGATCACGGCCGATGTCCAGCTCTATGGCGGTATTATCGCCGATCAAAAGCCCCCGCCGGAAGTGTGGAAGGCATCGCTGGATTTGAAGGGTGTCGATCTCAAACGGCCCTATATGGATAAGAAGATCAACGGCTTCGATGGCACGCTTGTGGTCGATCCGCAAAATGCCGTCTTGCAGGGGGACGCGCAGATTGATGGCGTGCCGGTGGAGATCGACTTCTCCCAGCCGGTCGAGCGCGGTTCCAATAGAGCGCCAAGCTGGACGGTGAAAGGACAGCTGAACGACAGCCAGCGCGCCAAGCTCGTACCGGGCCTTGGCGACATTGTCGGCGGTACAATCGATCTGGAAGTCTCGCGTCTCGATGACAATCGCCAGCTGGTGAAAAGCGACCTGTCGCGCGCAACGTTGAACATCCCGGTCATTGGCTGGACCAAGGGCTCCGGTATTCCCGCCAAAGTGTCGCTGGAGTTGCAGGACAAGTCCGGCATGCTGATGCTCGACAAGTTCAATCTCGATGGCGACGGGTTCGGGGCGACTGGCAAGCTTGTGGTATCCAAAACCAATGGACTGGTTGGGGCGGATCTCGACCATGTCAAACTGGCCTCCGCCGATGATTTCGGCGTTTCGGTTCAAGTCAACAAGGGTGTCATCAACGCAAAGGTCAGCGGCAGCAGTGTTGATGGCCGTGTTTTGCTGAAGAAGCTGAAATCCGGCAGCTCTTCCAATGGTGCGACTGGCGACAGTCGATCGTCAAGTAATTCGACCGATGTCGATATAAGTGTCGATGTCGATAAGCTGATTGGTTTCAATGACGAAGCCCTTTCCGGCGTCAGGCTGGTCTATGGCTCCCGATCAGGGGCAATAACGGCGCTGAAAATGAGTGCCGTGACCGATACAGGCCAGGCGGTCGTCGTCCAGTCGACCAAGGCTGGAAATGGCAATGATATATCGCTGATTTCCAGCGATGCAGGCACATTGGTGCGGTTTGTCGATCTCTACAGCCATATGCGCGGTGGCATGCTGGACGTGAAAATACGTGGCGATCTGAACAAGAACTGGATGGGCAATGTTGATCTGCGCAATTTCCGGGTCGAGAATGAGGATCGGCTACAGAAAATCGTCACGACGCCGGCAACCGACGATGGCCGTAGCCTGAATAGCGCGGTCAAGCGTGACTTGGATGTCAGTTCGGAAAAATTCCAGCGGGCCTTCGCGCGGCTGATCTATCAGGATGGCGTGCTCAGGACCGATAACGGTATTGTCCGTGGCGAACAGGTCGGCGCTTCGTTCCAGGGCACCATCAAGGATACACGAGGCCAGATGGAAATGACCGGGACATTTATGCCCGCCTATGGTCTCAATCGTTTGTTTGCGGAAGTGCCGATCATTGGCAGCATCCTCGGCAATGGACGGGACCGGGGGCTTTTGGGCATTACCTTCAAGTTGAAAGGCCCGGTTGATGCGCCACATCTGGTGGTCAATCCGCTATCGATCATCGCGCCCGGCATGTTCCGCCAGATCTTCGAATTCCAATAG
- a CDS encoding DUF2865 domain-containing protein, with protein sequence MRAIALIVVASCCFIALGPAGSAWAAPSCEAIRAELAQTPVVIGNSQDVRAYSGAVTRQDFEIRKLQRTLQQAGCSSSIAILDGHGQDLCAPMQESLAVMQENKRQLLIERNAAGMKGGVNPRHEELTAALQSNGCDVTEPTSAPQDTDDSGETVRPYEAPVYPDYPLRNEAPISTSSGGLMLPSGQGGYRTLCVRTCDGGFFPISPSTSARDFGRDAETCNRLCPGTQAELYYSRLTDEAKDMVSTVTGQPYRDMPHAFAYLSRAPGHQGQCSCNRSNSEGLQTNAPKPGSGADAGGSSVISITSNGSAAGTRQLEAPSGAQVKTSTDQKATTGTEATKKALPEPEAASRPYDPGRQSVRRVGPTFLPSNTSQIDLVHPALPGAQPVQE encoded by the coding sequence ATGCGCGCTATCGCTCTTATCGTTGTCGCGTCCTGTTGTTTCATTGCTCTTGGGCCAGCCGGTTCTGCATGGGCCGCCCCAAGCTGCGAGGCTATTCGGGCCGAGCTTGCCCAGACACCTGTGGTGATTGGCAATTCTCAGGACGTGCGCGCCTATTCAGGGGCTGTGACCCGGCAGGATTTCGAGATCCGCAAATTGCAACGCACCCTGCAACAGGCCGGATGCTCCTCCAGTATCGCCATTCTCGACGGCCATGGACAAGATCTCTGCGCACCAATGCAGGAGAGCCTTGCTGTCATGCAGGAAAACAAGCGTCAGCTTCTGATCGAGCGCAACGCTGCGGGCATGAAGGGCGGCGTCAATCCCCGTCACGAGGAACTGACGGCTGCCTTGCAATCGAATGGCTGTGATGTCACCGAACCGACCTCGGCGCCCCAGGATACGGATGACAGCGGGGAGACGGTCAGGCCCTATGAAGCCCCGGTCTATCCGGATTACCCATTGCGCAATGAGGCGCCGATCTCGACATCCAGCGGCGGGCTTATGCTGCCTTCGGGACAGGGCGGATACAGAACTCTCTGTGTCCGAACCTGCGATGGCGGCTTTTTCCCGATCTCGCCCAGCACATCCGCCCGTGATTTCGGTCGCGATGCCGAAACATGCAATCGGCTTTGTCCAGGGACGCAAGCCGAACTCTATTATTCCCGCCTCACCGATGAGGCCAAGGATATGGTTTCAACCGTAACCGGCCAGCCCTATCGCGATATGCCCCATGCCTTCGCCTATCTCAGCCGCGCGCCCGGACATCAGGGACAATGCAGTTGCAACAGGAGCAACTCCGAAGGCTTGCAGACCAATGCTCCAAAGCCGGGTTCCGGGGCAGATGCTGGTGGGTCCTCAGTCATTTCCATCACATCCAATGGATCAGCCGCTGGCACCAGACAGCTGGAGGCTCCATCTGGTGCGCAGGTCAAAACATCGACCGACCAAAAGGCGACGACTGGCACGGAAGCCACGAAAAAGGCTCTCCCTGAACCTGAAGCGGCGAGCCGACCCTATGATCCCGGACGCCAGTCCGTGCGCCGCGTCGGGCCGACATTCCTGCCGTCCAATACCAGCCAGATCGACCTCGTCCATCCAGCGCTTCCAGGCGCCCAACCGGTTCAGGAATAG
- a CDS encoding acyl-homoserine-lactone synthase: protein MLKILNSRHKQTQQAALADMFRLRKKVFHDLLKWDVVVQGDFEMDHYDDANPIYVLSYDDRTGLLRGSLRLLPTLGPNMLDDTFPILLDGKPAIRDISMWESSRFCIDPEISLDRSSNQVSVAAAELMCGVGELGLASGLTHIVTVTDVFLERMFRRMGCPGERIGAPHKIGSVHAVAIAWEIDTGMLDAMKNIAAITGRLLDTPMSLEQARAA, encoded by the coding sequence ATGCTCAAAATTCTGAACAGCCGACATAAGCAGACCCAACAGGCGGCATTGGCAGACATGTTTCGTCTGCGAAAAAAAGTATTTCATGATCTTTTGAAATGGGATGTCGTTGTACAGGGTGATTTCGAGATGGATCACTATGATGATGCCAATCCGATTTACGTTTTATCTTATGACGACCGGACAGGCCTGTTGCGCGGCTCGCTCCGCCTGCTGCCGACGCTTGGCCCGAATATGCTGGATGATACCTTTCCGATTCTATTGGACGGAAAGCCGGCCATTCGTGACATTTCCATGTGGGAATCGAGCCGGTTCTGCATCGACCCGGAAATTTCCCTGGACCGATCTTCCAACCAGGTCAGCGTTGCCGCAGCCGAGCTGATGTGTGGTGTTGGTGAACTGGGCCTTGCATCGGGGCTTACGCATATCGTCACCGTTACGGATGTTTTTTTGGAGCGGATGTTTCGCCGCATGGGCTGCCCCGGCGAACGAATTGGCGCGCCGCATAAGATCGGCTCGGTTCATGCCGTGGCAATTGCCTGGGAGATCGATACCGGCATGCTCGATGCCATGAAAAACATTGCTGCCATTACCGGACGCCTGCTCGACACACCCATGTCGCTGGAACAGGCGCGCGCCGCCTGA
- a CDS encoding helix-turn-helix transcriptional regulator, whose protein sequence is MFDDNIYFNLLDWLETATSAKWTDFLNRLQASYNLSGCLYMDASITSAGALLYRYGHTFDQQAKDPILMLDAPVLRNVLSQLSRAMEPVDMHDLAQLSEEGLLLRSKLRDLPLPSQAVSYPLLSVDGRGAILVIASNACDDTWRRFRRCHDRDVHLLAGKFHAGLVKRCDGAHIGGVPILTRREQETLRWTAAGKSYWETAVILGISERTVRFFMANARTKLDAVSNTQAVAKALQRGLIPPEAPL, encoded by the coding sequence ATGTTTGACGATAACATTTATTTCAATTTGCTCGATTGGCTGGAGACCGCCACCAGCGCGAAATGGACCGATTTTCTGAACCGCCTGCAAGCCAGCTACAACCTGTCGGGCTGTCTTTACATGGACGCTTCCATCACTTCGGCAGGCGCCCTTCTATATCGATACGGGCATACATTCGATCAGCAGGCAAAAGACCCTATCCTCATGCTCGATGCGCCTGTTTTGCGTAACGTCTTGTCACAGCTCAGCCGGGCCATGGAACCGGTGGATATGCATGATCTGGCGCAATTGAGCGAAGAGGGTCTGCTGTTGCGTAGCAAGCTGCGCGATCTGCCCTTGCCAAGCCAGGCTGTCAGCTATCCACTCCTTTCGGTCGATGGACGCGGCGCGATTCTCGTCATTGCAAGCAATGCGTGTGACGACACGTGGCGACGCTTTCGCCGCTGCCATGACCGCGACGTTCATCTTCTGGCGGGAAAATTTCACGCAGGCCTGGTGAAACGCTGCGATGGTGCCCACATAGGAGGAGTACCCATCCTCACCCGACGGGAACAGGAAACCCTGCGGTGGACGGCTGCCGGCAAAAGCTATTGGGAAACTGCGGTTATCCTTGGAATTTCGGAACGGACCGTGCGGTTTTTCATGGCCAATGCCCGCACCAAACTCGACGCCGTCTCCAACACTCAAGCGGTGGCAAAGGCGCTGCAACGCGGATTGATCCCACCTGAGGCACCACTATAA